Genomic window (Verrucomicrobiia bacterium):
GGCTCTGGTCAATCGCGAACCCTACGCCGGCGGTTGGTTCTACCGGATCAAACTGGAAGCGCCGGAGGAGCTTAACGACTTGCTGTCTGCGGATCAGTATCAGGCGCAAATCAACGGTTGATCCTTACGACGACGGATTTGCTCATCGCCTTTTTCGGATTACGTTTTATCCCAGAATGAAGGTTCGCTTGTTTGTTAAACCGTATTGTCCTTGGTGTCGAAAGGCGCGGGAATGGTTGGATACCCATCAAATTCAGTACACTACTTTGGACGTAATCACCGATGCCGCGGCGGCCGCCGAAATGAAATCGCTCTCCGGACAAACCCTCGCGCCGGTCATTGACGTGGATGGGAAAATTTTGGCGGATTTCGGACCGGAAGAACTGGCCCAATTCTGGGAACAATTGAAACCCGCAAAATAAACCGCTACTCTATCGCATGGTTTTAACACCGGCCACCGCACCGCTTCCTCCAACGACTTTGTCATCATCAGGTAAAGCCGAACCGTTGGCATCGGCCAAGCCGGCGCGACCGCGGCTTCCTCCCTGGCTGCATACCAAGCTGCCGACCGCCGACACGTTTGCCCGCACGCGTTCATTGCTGGGCGAACTGAAATTGCACACGGTTTGTGAGAGCGCGAAGTGTCCGAACCATTGGGAGTGTTGGAGCCGCGGTACCGCCACGTTCATGATCGCGGGTGATCGTTGCACTCGCGCCTGTAAATTTTGCGCGGTGCATACGGCCAAACCGCTGCCCTTGGAGGCGGATGAGCCACAGCGGGTGGCGGAAGCGACGCGACGGATGAATCTGCGGCACGTCGTGATTACCGCCGTATCGCGGGACGATCTTCCCGATGGAGGCGCGGAACATTTCCGCAAAACCATTGAGGCGGTGCGACGGTTGAATCCCCAGGCGGTCATTGAAGTGTTGACCCCGGATTTTCAGGATCATGATGAGGCGATAGATTGTGTGCTCAGCGCCGACCCGCATATCTTCAATCATAACCTGGAAACCGTTCGCCGATTAACTCCCACCGTGCGGCATCGCGCGACCTATGACCGCTCCCTCAGCGTGCTGCGCAAGGTCAAAGCTCGGCGTGGGAGTACGATTTACACGAAATCCGGGATGATGCTCGGCTTGGGCGAAGAGGAGGCCGAAGTGTTGGCGGCCATGGAGGATTTGCGCGCCGTGGGCTGCGACATTCTAACGCTGGGTCAGTACCTGCAGGCCACCTTGGAACTTTTGGCGGTGAAGGAATTCGTTACGCCGGAAAAATTCCGCCAGCTCGGAGAGCGCGGCCGGCAAATGGGTTTCATTCACGTAGCCAGTGGCCCCTTGGTGCGCAGCTCGTATCACGCCGATGAGTTTGTTTTGCCCTCACGGGTGAGGCAATAAACCGCTTCGCTGTTTTAACAGCAGCCAAATCGCGCCGGCAAGGAAGAGCAGGGCGATGAGCGCAATTCCGGTAAGCACGATGCCTTTGAAAAGGCGTGCCTGACTTAGCAACTGATTTCGTTGCGTCTTCTCCGCTTCCACAAAGAGCGCGAATTCCTTATCGAGGGAAGCGATGGCCTCTTCATCTTTCAATTTTAGAGTCAGCCAGCCAGCCGCAGTGCGGTCCCATTGTGCGGGCATCCTTTCCAGCGCTTCGATGGGAGGGGATTGGAATCCTTGCTGAGCCCAAAACGGCGACTGTTCCTGAGTCCAGAGACGAAACAATCCATGATTGGTTGCCAGATTCTGGATGCGATTCCAAAGGGCCTGCCGTGCCGCGTCTGCCAAGCTGAAGTCTTCAAAAGCCTCGCTATGGATGCGGGCGTGGCGGGAATGGATTTCCAACGCCGCACCGCCGATGACCAGGCCCGCCGGATCAACGATGACTTGAAAATCCGTGAGGTGACGATCCAGACCCGCATCGGGCAGGCGCATCAGCACCCACAGTTCGCGTAAACGGGGCAGATCATCCACGGTGGCTCGACGCACTTGAAACGCGGACGGACTCATCGCGCCGCATGGTAAAAATCCAGGCCAGGATTGCCAGTGTGATTTTTGCCAAGTTGATCAATTCTTCCGAATCATCAACGGTTGGCGTTACGGCTCGATGACCCGGACGCGATAGAATTTAGGCACGATACCGGTCGCCGGATCGGTGACGATGATTGTGCGATTGGTGATCGGAAAGAACGGCGCGTTATCGGGCTGATCCAGTGCGATCCAGGAGTTTTCATCCAGCAAATCGGTCGTGCTTTGCACTTCGATGGCGCGATTAGCCACCTGCGGAATGACAATTTGAGTCAGATCATTGCTGAGCGTGATGGCCACCTTCCAGCCGCTGGCGTCGTTCGTGGGATTGGTACCGGTAAGATATTCGAGATAATTTTTCGCCCGATCTCCATCCGGGTCCGCCAGAGGCGCGGCAGACGGTGCGTTCGTATCGCCAAAATAATTGGTCTGCCAGGTGGCGTAACTGACGTAACCGGACAACTCGTTGGTAATCCAGGCGGCGAGTAACTCGACCGCCTCGGTGTTGATGACCGAAGTGCTTAACGGCGGCATGTGGCCACCGCCCAGATTTGCCACGCGCTGAAAAAGCGACGATTGCGCCAATGAACCGGGAGCGACCACGCGGTTACTGGGGTTGCCGCGATTGTTGATCAGCGGTCCGTCAATGATTCCATTTTGCGATCCGGGTGTGGCGCTACGCGCGTCCCAATAAGATTGGGTGGCGGCACCCGGTTGGTGGCAGAAAGCGCAGTTAGCTTCCAGATAGGAGCGTGCGCGATATTCGAAGCTGACGGCCGCATTGGTGGCGTGGGCCAGCGCTGGCAGCAGATGGCGGTTTGTAATCGGGTGGTTGAAATAACCGGCTTGTTCGAGGGCCGCCAATTGGTTCGTCACCGTCCCCCGGTAATCAAAATCACGATTCAATTGTGGGGTATTGAAACCCAGCGCAAAGCCGGCGGTGGCGGTATGACAAACCATGCACTCCACTCGCGCGGGATAGTGCCAGACTTGAGTCCGAATCACGCTGCCGTTACTTGCGTAGGTGGTGATAGGCTCATCAAGACCACTTTCCGCGACGAGCCAGGCGTTGGTCGGCGGCGTAGTCCAGCGATAGGTAACCCCGTAGCCGCCGTTGGTGTTGGCGATTAACAGGCGCGTCTCCAGTCGCCGTTTGGAATCAGGAACGCCATTGGTGATTTCCAGTTCAAAGTGCTTGATCCAGATCGCGCCTTCCGGGAATTGCCAGTTGCCCTCACGTTGGAAGGCCATGGTCAGATTGGTATCGGGAATGGAGAACCAGCGAAATTTATCAGAGTTGTCGGACCAAAACGGCGTATTGACGTCGTACGCGACAATACCGGGAGCGGTCTCAAGCGTGGCCAGATTTGTGAACGCCCCTGTATCGGAAAGCTTTTCGGGAATGGGCGCACCCGTTATTTGGGTGTTGTAGATGATGCGTTTGATCCGGCTTTGCTGGACGTCGCAATAAAGAATGTCGCCATTTCGTGGGTCGGTGCCGAAGGTGGAAATGCGTCCTGGATCAGTAAAGAGCACCTGGTTTTGCGTGACATTGGTCCCTTCGTGGCGCAAAGCCCAAACGGTACCGAAACCGTAATCTGCATAGACGTATGCGCCATAGAGTTGTGAGATATTCAGGCCGCGATAAACCAGTCCACCAATGATGCAGACTCCCGAGCTGCGTGGATAGGCCAAGAGTGGCGGTGTGTGAACAAATCCCGGCGGAGCGAGATGCGCCTTCGGGCCGTTGGCGTTTCCTTCCCGATAGGCCCAACCGTAGTTTTTTCCTGCCTCTACGAGGTCCACTTCCTCCCAACCGCTTTGGCCGACGTCACCGCAGTAAAGCAGCCCAGTCGGTTTGTCAAAATTCCAACGCCACGGATTGCGCAGACCAACGGCCCAGAACTCGGTGCGCACCGCGTCCGGGTTTACCGGTAAGCCATTGAATTCAGTTGCACCCACGAAAGGATTGTCGGCTGGCACCAGATAATTGGTGGTGCTGGCCGGATGCGGATTTGGCGTCAAATTACCGGGGCGTTTATCCACATCAATCCGCAACATACCTGCGAAAAAATCCTTGGTGATGGTCTGGCTATTATTGAAATAGTCATCGCCGTTTCCTTCATCCCCCAAGCCGAGATACAAGTAGCGGTCTGAGCCAAAATGAATGTCGCCACCGTTATGATTGTTGGATTCGTCGTATTGTTGCAGGATTGGCGTGTAAGAATCCGGATTGCCTTGATTCGGATCGGTGACGGAAACTTCAAAGCGAGCCAAAATGTCATGCATGCCGTTGCCGCCGCCGTTGGCAGAGGTATTGGCTGATCCGGTGAAGAAAACGTAAAAGAAGCCGTTGGTGGCAAACCCCGGATGGAAACATAATCCCAATAAGCCGCGTTCGTCACTCATGTCGGGCGAGCTGATTACCCGGCTCGTTAAATCAAGAAAGGTGGAGCGGGTGGGGGCTGCCAGATTGGTGATGACAACGATCGTGCCAGTCTTCTCCAGAATGAACAGCCGGTTGGTTTCTCCCGGAGGCGTGGCCAG
Coding sequences:
- a CDS encoding glutaredoxin family protein, with translation MKVRLFVKPYCPWCRKAREWLDTHQIQYTTLDVITDAAAAAEMKSLSGQTLAPVIDVDGKILADFGPEELAQFWEQLKPAK
- a CDS encoding PQQ-dependent sugar dehydrogenase, with the translated sequence MSEFVCRRIAVFLALGVVTYCNLDSPKLFAAAPLERVANVTLTNVPVTAPTFGFTYSNAFPGLSFANPVCLATPPGETNRLFILEKTGTIVVITNLAAPTRSTFLDLTSRVISSPDMSDERGLLGLCFHPGFATNGFFYVFFTGSANTSANGGGNGMHDILARFEVSVTDPNQGNPDSYTPILQQYDESNNHNGGDIHFGSDRYLYLGLGDEGNGDDYFNNSQTITKDFFAGMLRIDVDKRPGNLTPNPHPASTTNYLVPADNPFVGATEFNGLPVNPDAVRTEFWAVGLRNPWRWNFDKPTGLLYCGDVGQSGWEEVDLVEAGKNYGWAYREGNANGPKAHLAPPGFVHTPPLLAYPRSSGVCIIGGLVYRGLNISQLYGAYVYADYGFGTVWALRHEGTNVTQNQVLFTDPGRISTFGTDPRNGDILYCDVQQSRIKRIIYNTQITGAPIPEKLSDTGAFTNLATLETAPGIVAYDVNTPFWSDNSDKFRWFSIPDTNLTMAFQREGNWQFPEGAIWIKHFELEITNGVPDSKRRLETRLLIANTNGGYGVTYRWTTPPTNAWLVAESGLDEPITTYASNGSVIRTQVWHYPARVECMVCHTATAGFALGFNTPQLNRDFDYRGTVTNQLAALEQAGYFNHPITNRHLLPALAHATNAAVSFEYRARSYLEANCAFCHQPGAATQSYWDARSATPGSQNGIIDGPLINNRGNPSNRVVAPGSLAQSSLFQRVANLGGGHMPPLSTSVINTEAVELLAAWITNELSGYVSYATWQTNYFGDTNAPSAAPLADPDGDRAKNYLEYLTGTNPTNDASGWKVAITLSNDLTQIVIPQVANRAIEVQSTTDLLDENSWIALDQPDNAPFFPITNRTIIVTDPATGIVPKFYRVRVIEP
- the lipA gene encoding lipoyl synthase, coding for MVLTPATAPLPPTTLSSSGKAEPLASAKPARPRLPPWLHTKLPTADTFARTRSLLGELKLHTVCESAKCPNHWECWSRGTATFMIAGDRCTRACKFCAVHTAKPLPLEADEPQRVAEATRRMNLRHVVITAVSRDDLPDGGAEHFRKTIEAVRRLNPQAVIEVLTPDFQDHDEAIDCVLSADPHIFNHNLETVRRLTPTVRHRATYDRSLSVLRKVKARRGSTIYTKSGMMLGLGEEEAEVLAAMEDLRAVGCDILTLGQYLQATLELLAVKEFVTPEKFRQLGERGRQMGFIHVASGPLVRSSYHADEFVLPSRVRQ